A region from the Tahibacter amnicola genome encodes:
- a CDS encoding NAD(P)H-dependent oxidoreductase, producing MRRIDVATMAFPLLRSKLDFYSGKVPESLHQAQDDIQWADHVLLIYPLWLGDLPALTKGFLEQVLRPGFAFQSNDGGTSWRRQLGGRSIRVVVTMGLPALIYRWFYGAHSVRSLRRNILSFCGFGPIRTTLVGQVESLDDMRRIRWIMRLSEWGRAGR from the coding sequence GTGCGACGTATCGACGTGGCGACCATGGCGTTTCCGCTGCTGCGCAGCAAGCTGGATTTCTATAGCGGAAAAGTACCGGAATCGCTGCACCAGGCGCAGGACGATATCCAGTGGGCCGACCATGTCCTGCTGATCTACCCGCTCTGGCTGGGTGATCTTCCCGCGTTGACGAAGGGCTTTCTGGAGCAGGTGCTGCGGCCCGGTTTTGCGTTCCAGAGCAACGATGGCGGCACGTCCTGGCGGCGACAGCTGGGGGGCAGGTCGATCCGTGTCGTGGTCACCATGGGCTTGCCGGCCTTGATCTACCGGTGGTTCTACGGCGCACACAGCGTGCGCAGCCTGCGTCGCAACATTCTTTCCTTTTGCGGTTTCGGACCCATCCGGACGACCCTGGTCGGCCAGGTCGAGTCGCTCGACGACATGCGCCGGATCCGTTGGATCATGCGGCTGAGCGAGTGGGGACGGGCGGGACGCTAG